A single Vigna radiata var. radiata cultivar VC1973A chromosome 8, Vradiata_ver6, whole genome shotgun sequence DNA region contains:
- the LOC106772048 gene encoding ATPase ASNA1 homolog: MACRSVISSSLHMTNSMAVKGVLSFAPNPPLFYRLPKAVTFVSLSASTKPPTKSFQVRSVAGTTEAASGFDEMVSGTKRKYYMLGGKGGVGKTSCAASLAVKFANNGHPTLVVSTDPAHSLSDSFAQDLTGGALVPVEGPDYPLFALEINPEKSREEFRNAAKKNGGTGVKDFMDGMGLGMIADQLGELKLGELLDSPPPGLDEAIAISKVMQFLESQEYSMFTRIVFDTAPTGHTLRLLSLPDFLDASIGKILKLREKIASATSAIKSVFGQENTRQNAADKLEKLRERMLKVRELFRDTDSTEFVIVTIPTVMAVSESSRLSASLKKENVPVKRLVVNQILPPSPSDCKFCAMKRKDQMRALDLIQNDPELSSLLMIQAPLVDVEIRGVPALKFLGDIIWK, translated from the exons ATGGCATGTCGGTCTGTTATTTCATCTTCCCTTCACATGACAAACTCCATGGCCGTTAAGGGTGTCCTCTCCTTCGCACCTAACCCTCCTCTGTTTTATCGTCTCCCCAAAGCCGTCACCTTCGTTTCCCTTTCTGCTTCCACTAAACCCCCCACGAAGTCATTTCAAG tgAGATCGGTTGCTGGTACTACAGAAGCTGCATCAGGGTTTGATGAAATGGTTTCTGGGACCAAGAGGAAGTATTACATGCTAGGTGGGAAAGGAGGCGTTGGGAAGACAAGCTGCGCTGCTTCACTTGCTGTTAAATTTGCCAATAATGGACACCCAACTCTGGTGGTGTCCACTGATCCAGCACATTCTTTGAGTGATTCTTTTGCTCag GATTTGACAGGGGGGGCATTAGTGCCAGTGGAAGGACCTGACTATCCACTTTTTGCCCTTGAA ATAAACCCTGAGAAATCTAGGGAAGAGTTTCGAAATGCTGCTAAAAAAAATGGTGGAACTGGGGTCAAAGACTTCATGGATGGCATGGGTCTTGGAATGATTGCAGACCAG TTGGGAGAGCTAAAACTGGGAGAACTTCTGGATTCACCTCCTCCTGGACTGGATGAAGCTATTGCGATCTCCAAG GTTATGCAATTTCTTGAATCACAGGAATATAGCATGTTTACTCGAATAGTGTTTGACACTGCACCTACG GGCCATACATTACGATTGTTGTCCTTGCCCGATTTCTTGGATGCATCTATTGGCAAGATACTAAAG CTAAGAGAAAAGATAGCTTCTGCTACATCAGCAATTAAATCTGTGTTTGGGCAAGAAAATACCCGACAGAATGCT GCTGACAAATTGGAGAAACTTAGGGAGAGAATGTTAAAAGTGCGCGAGCTTTTTCGTGACACAGATTCGACTGAATTTGTGATTGTTACAATCCCCACG GTGATGGCAGTTAGCGAGTCATCTAGATTGAGTGCTTCCCTGAAGAAGGAAAATGTTCCCGTGAAGAGACTGGTTGTCAACCAAATTCTTCCACCATCTCCATCTGATTGCAAGTTTTGTGCTATGAAAAGAAAG GATCAGATGCGTGCTCTTGATTTAATTCAGAATGATCCAGAACTTTCCAGCTTATTGATGATCCAAGCACCACTCGTTGATGTTGAGATAAGAGGTGTTCCGGCTCTCAAATTTCTCGGTGACATTATTTGGAAATGA